AAAATGATTCTGAACTGAAAGAACGGATTGTCCACTTGTCGGAACTCTTCAAGCGTCCTGTCACTGATTCCGTTTTACGTGAAGCCTTCGCCTTGATGCAAGAAGCTGTTGTTCGCACCATGGGCTACAGGCCTTATGTTGAACAGATTGCGGGAGCCTTGTGCCTTTACCATGGCTATATAGCGGAAATGTCCACCGGCGAAGGCAAGACAATCACTGCTGCCATGTGTGCCGCAATCCGTGGGCTTTCTGGGCAACCTTGCCATGTGATTACCGCCAATGACTATTTGGCTGGTCGTGACGCCCAAATCATGAAGCCGCTGTACGATTTTTGCGGAATTACCGTGGGTGCTGTCACCTCGGCAATGAAGCCAGACGAAAGAAAGAACGGATATTCTGCTTCGGTTACCTATTCCACGGCGAAGGAAGTTCTTGCCGATTTTCTACGGGATCGTATAGCCATGGGCAAGATGCAAAACTTTTCGAAGCGTCTTCTTGATAGATTCAGCTTGCAAGGTGGTCAGTTTGGAAAGGGCGTCGTACAACGTGGACTTTGTACTGCCATTGTAGATGAGGCGGACAATGTGCTGATTGACGAGGCCGTGACCCCGCTTATCATATCCCGTGAAAACAAGAACGAAGGCTTTAACGAAAGTTGCAAAATCGCTTTCGAACTTTCAAAGAAAATGAGGGAAGGTGAAGATTTCCTTGTGGATGGAAAACTTCGTGCAATCCATTTTTTAAGGGACTTTGAAGACATGCAGGAAGACTCCTCGATGCAGGGTTTTTCAAAGGCCGCTTTCTTGAAAGACCTTGTTCGGCAGGCTCTTACAGCTCGGTATCTTTTCTTTGCTGGGCGACAGTATGTTGTAGAAAAAGGCAAGATTGTGATTGTCGATGAATCTACTGGGCGAAAAATGCCAATGCGTTCCTGGAACGGGGGCCTCCACCAGATGATTGAACTCAAGGAAGGTCTAGAACTTTCAGGTCTTAAGGAAACGGAGGCTCGAATGAGCTTTCAGAGATTCTTCAGGTTGTACAGGAATTTTTCCGGCATGACCGGTACTGGCAAGGAGGCTCTTGGTGAATTCTGGACGATTTACGGAGCGCCTGTGTTGTGCGTTCCAAACCATCGCCCCTGCAAACGTAAAATTTCACGCATCCGCACATATTCAAAGAAAAGTGCCAAACGAGCAGCCATTGTTTCGGAAGTCTTAAAAATCCATAAGTGTGGGCGTCCGATTCTGATTGGAACCAAGGACATTGACGAAAGTGAAATCATTGCAGAAATGATTGCAGCAAAGGGTCTCGGATGTCGCATCATCAATGCGGTTCGCAGCGATGACGAAGCTGCAATTATTGCCGATGCCGGTCAAATGGGTGCGATAACGGTGGCTACAAACATGGCTGGCCGAGGAACAGACATCAAGATTCCCGCACAGGTAAAGAAATTGGGTGGTCTCCATGTGATTGCAACCGAGTGCAATCCGTCGTCACGGATAGACCGCCAGCTTTTTGGCCGCGCAGCAAGACAAGGGGACCCGGGAAGCGCGAGTCACTACGCAAGTTTTGAAGATGACGTGCTACGCAGAAATTTGCCGGGAACCATATCCGCAATCTTTAGCCGCCTGGGGTTGTTTTCTGCCTTGGCTGTTCGTTGGGCTCAGTACCGTGCCGGACACAAGGCTTACCAGAACAGGTTGGCTGTGCAACGAACGGACTCCTGGCTGGAAGATTCCCTGGGATTCAGCGGAAACGACGTTGGTTAATGTAAGTTTTTACCACCAGAGCTTTAGACGCAGGTAGTCGATTGCCTGATGCGAAAGAATCCACCAGAGAGTTCGCTTTCCGGCGAAAATCTTCGCGATGCCGGTCATGCCGGGGCGAAACCACTCCGGTGTATATCGAACAAACTCGCCACGTACGGCAAAGGTATTTTCCTGATCCTTTACTGTTGCTGTCGGACTCATGAGGGTTGTCCTAAATCTATACACGTAGTCCGGGTGGCTCTTGATTCCCATCAGGCCTTCTCCGCCAATTTGAACGTTGTTTACTTCCAGTTCGCTTACATCGGCTTCCATGTATATATCCTTAATTGAAGCCATCTGGAAAAGTTCACTGCCTTGATTTACGTGGGCGCCAATCCTTTTTTGCAGGTCGCCTTCTATGATAACGGCGCTGTCCGATTCGCAACGGATTACAGAACGGTTTAACTTGTAGCGTACAGTCTTGAGCCTGGCCTGAGTCTGGGCGAGTTTTGCCTGTTGGATTCGCAAATCAGCAAGTTGCTTGTTCGCCTGGGCTTTCTGGATTTCCCTTTTGTTATCCTGCTCCTGTGCAAGCAGGTCTGCTTCTTCCAGCATTAAATCCTTCTGGTCGAGCCTCAATAGCTCATCGCCCTTATAGACGATGTCGCCTGGCTTTACGTTTACGCTCTTTATGAATCCATCAAACGGAGCGCTTATGTAGGTGATGTGGTCTGTCTTTAGCATGGCCGGAGAACTGACCCTGTATTCTATCGGGACGAGCGTAGCGAACAAAACGAATCCTAATAGAAGAATGCCGATAAGTTTTGCCCACGTATGTTCGTGTCCAAGCAACTTTGCAAACGCGCTCCTTATTGCATGAACGAGCCTTTTGCCAAACCATCCGCTTTTCTTGTGAAGCTCTTCTAGCCTTGCACTTACAAGCGAGGCTGTAAGATATATTTGCGTTGCTTCATCATTTCCGAAAGGTTTGGACGTTCTTTCACATGTAAGAATTGCAATGGTATCGTCACCCCGACGCACAGGCACAGAAAGCAAATTACCCGCACCATGGGTCTTGCTGTAATATTCGTGAACATGGGTTACTATGGAAGAATCTTCAGCCTGCGCTGGATAGGCGATGTTTGCATCCTGTTCGTATGCCTCTTCCATGGCATTTTCAAGGTCTCGGACCACCTGCATCTTTTTTTCAAAATGATCCGTATGGCTTATTGCGGCAAGTACAACGTAGTCGTGCTTGACCATGCCAAGGCTCACTCGTTCTGCATGGTGCCGATCTGCAATTTCGCCAGTAAGCGCGAGACTAGCCGTCTTGAAAGTTTTTGCTTCTCCCACAATCCTCACGACATCCAGCATCTCGCTCATCTGCCCAATCTTGGAACTCGTTGTT
This sequence is a window from Fibrobacter sp.. Protein-coding genes within it:
- a CDS encoding efflux RND transporter periplasmic adaptor subunit, producing the protein MTKENPEKPQFDPNAVIKALQNALQTTSSKIGQMSEMLDVVRIVGEAKTFKTASLALTGEIADRHHAERVSLGMVKHDYVVLAAISHTDHFEKKMQVVRDLENAMEEAYEQDANIAYPAQAEDSSIVTHVHEYYSKTHGAGNLLSVPVRRGDDTIAILTCERTSKPFGNDEATQIYLTASLVSARLEELHKKSGWFGKRLVHAIRSAFAKLLGHEHTWAKLIGILLLGFVLFATLVPIEYRVSSPAMLKTDHITYISAPFDGFIKSVNVKPGDIVYKGDELLRLDQKDLMLEEADLLAQEQDNKREIQKAQANKQLADLRIQQAKLAQTQARLKTVRYKLNRSVIRCESDSAVIIEGDLQKRIGAHVNQGSELFQMASIKDIYMEADVSELEVNNVQIGGEGLMGIKSHPDYVYRFRTTLMSPTATVKDQENTFAVRGEFVRYTPEWFRPGMTGIAKIFAGKRTLWWILSHQAIDYLRLKLWW